In the genome of Cryptomeria japonica chromosome 8, Sugi_1.0, whole genome shotgun sequence, one region contains:
- the LOC131857994 gene encoding LRR receptor-like serine/threonine-protein kinase GSO1, giving the protein MERYLGDLCLFVALTWFWVMVSCNVVCLREERDALVAFKNEIYPSLMFSSWTGLNCCEWRGVECSRQTSHVIKFHLSQFSVDIDEDYPTTGMLSPALFKLKYLEHLDLSANFLSGVIPAELSGLHRLKHLDLSFNYFEGQISKYISSHYNLTYLNLSCAGVDLDASILWRLGNLSQLQVIDLARKIFFEDEISFGVYHCGPVYSSSLEWTENVRGLKHLSLQGVELNMTGKQLEALLSRLHSLHHLNLKDCALSGHIPNALQNLTSLSHLHLGWNELTSRLPAWLGNMSGLVSIQFDLCDLTGPFPASLSRLPHLKELMLVDNEITGNIRQILLCEAWPQLTRFVLSGSNVTGSLPPCIGNLSSLQYLDLEDNLLSGLAFSLSQNLLIGNVPPELGGISSLETLYLDNNQLNGSIPDSLGCLSRLSRINLANNNLEGFISLYFFENATRLVTLDLSDNKFTVHIEPEWIPPMQFENLGLGSCNIGGLIPAFLSTQYSLSCLDLSNNSLFGNIPAWLGNISTLKILYLADNNLQGELPSTFDISYYFQIILHNNMLMGSLPIPSVPAQYLFLLDLSQNRFTGTIPAEIGSLFPNVEFLLCSENDLRGDIPTSIGLLRKLRDLDLSGNIFEGKIPSSLTNCTALKRLNLANNKLSGEIPSKIGRLRQLEKLHLSDNMLKGNLPSNVQNCWKLQILDVANNFLSGNISLWLGQLSDLMILVLRSNKFLGWIPHALGNLSTLHVLDISHNNLTGAIPPELGKLTGMMDGKAGGSEVLNGQSSYGSSYYYKEEINVTNKRLNLAYGDFVLLLITVIDLSLQISFQVTFLQKLATLSIYMS; this is encoded by the exons ATGGAGAGATACTTGGGGGACTTATGTCTTTTTGTTGCGTTGACATGGTTTTGGGTGATGGTCAGCTGCAACGTTGTGTGCTTAAGGGAGGAAAGAGATGCCCTCGTTGCTTTCAAGAATGAGATATATCCTTCACTTATGTTTAGTTCATGGACTGGACTAAATTGTTGTGAGTGGCGTGGTGTTGAATGCAGCCGACAGACATCCCATGTCATCAaatttcatctttctcaattttcagTAGATATCGATGAAGATTATCCGACAACTGGCATGCTTTCTCCTGCACTGTTCAAATTGAAGTATCTGGAGCATTTGGATTTGAGCGCCAATTTCTTGAGTGGCGTTATACCCGCAG AGCTTTCTGGTCTACACCGACTGAAGCATCTCGATCTCAGCTTCAATTATTTTGAAGGCCAGATTTCGAAGTACATATCCTCCCATTACAACTTGACTTATCTCAACTTGTCATGTGCTGGTGTTGATCTGGATGCTAGTATTCTGTGGCGTCTGGGAAATCTTTCCCAACTGCAAGTTATAGATCTAGCTAGAAAGATTTTCTTCGAGGACGAGATTTCATTTGGGGTGTATCATTGTGGACCTGTCTATAGTTCCAGTTTGGAGTGGACAGAGAATGTGCGAGGGTTAAAGCATTTATCACTTCAAGGGGTCGAACTGAACATGACGGGGAAGCAATTAGAAGCGCTACTTTCTAGGCTCCATAGCCTTCACCACCTCAACCTCAAAGACTGTGCTCTGTCGGGGCACATCCCCAATGCTTTACAAAACCTCACCTCTCTCTCCCATCTCCATCTTGGTTGGAACGAGCTTACTTCCAGGTTGCCCGCATGGTTGGGAAATATGAGTGGTTTAGTCTCCATTCAGTTTGATCTCTGTGACCTGACGGGGCCGTTCCCTGCAAGTCTTTCACGTTTGCCTCATTTGAAAGAGCTTATGTTGGTCGACAACGAAATAACTGGAAACATAAGACAAATATTGTTATGCGAAGCGTGGCCTCAGCTTACCCGGTTTGTTTTGTCGGGTTCTAATGTTACAGGAAGCTTGCCGCCTTGCATTGGAAATCTTTCTTCCCTTCAATATCTTGATCTTGAAGACAACTTATTGAGTGGGCTTGCTTTCAGCCTCTCTCAAAATCTGCTGATCGGCAATGTGCCGCCTGAGTTGGGTGGGATTTCCTCTTTGGAAACGCTTTATCTCGACAACAACCAGCTTAACGGTAGCATTCCCGATTCTCTCGGATGTTTGAGTCGACTTTCTAGGATTAATCTCGCTAACAACAATTTAGAAGGCTTCATTTCCCTTTATTTCTTTGAAAATGCTACCAGGCTTGTAACGCTCGATCTTTCCGACAATAAATTCACTGTTCATATTGAGCCCGAATGGATACCTCCAATGCAGTTTGAAAATTTGGGCTTGGGTTCTTGTAATATTGGGGGTCTCATTCCGGCATTCCTTTCAACACAATATAGCTTGTCGTGTTTGGATCTCTCCAACAATAGTCTTTTTGGAAACATTCCAGCTTGGCTGGGGAACATTTCAACTTTGAAAATCCTTTACCTGGCCGACAATAACTTGCAAGGTGAACTCCCTTCCACCTTTGATATAAGTTACTATTTTCAGATAATTTTGCACAATAATATGTTGATGGGTTCTCTTCCCATTCCTTCTGTACCTGCACAATATTTGTTTCTCTTGGACCTGTCACAGAATAGATTCACCGGTACTATCCCAGCGGAGATTGGTTCGCTTTTTCCTAACGTTGAGTTCTTGTTATGCTCTGAAAATGATTTAAGAGGTGATATTCCTACTTCCATCGGTCTTCTGCGAAAGCTACGGGATTTGGATCTATCAGGTAACATCTTTGAAGGTAAAATACCATCAAGCCTCACCAACTGCACAGCTTTGAAAAGACTAAATCTGGCAAACAATAAATTAAGTGGGGAGATTCCATCTAAGATAGGAAGGCTACGCCAACTCGAAAAGCTTCATCTCAGTGACAACATGCTTAAGGGGAACTTGCCATCTAATGTCCAAAACTGTTGGAAATTGCAGATTTTGGATGTGGCAAATAATTTCTTGTCTGGGAACATATCTCTTTGGTTAGGACAGCTTTCTGACTTGATGATACTTGTTTTGAGGTCAAACAAATTCCTTGGATGGATACCACATGCATTAGGCAATCTTTCAACTCTCCATGTCTTAGATATCTCCCACAATAATTTGACTGGTGCTATCCCACCAGAACTGGGGAAGTTGACAGGTATGATGGATGGAAAAGCGGGAGGATCAGAAGTCTTAAATGGTCAGTCCTCTTATGGTAGTTCATATTATTATAAGGAAGAGATCAATGTGACTAATAAAAGATTGAATCTAGCCTATGGGGATTTTGTTCTATTGCTTATAACAGTCATTGATCTCTCTCTTCAAATCAGCTTTCAGGTGACATTCCTTCAGAAATTGGCAACCTTAAGCATTTACATGTCCTGA